Proteins co-encoded in one bacterium genomic window:
- the secF gene encoding protein translocase subunit SecF, translating into MELIRSDLNIDFLRRKWLFMGLSGVLILVGIVSLVVKGGPDFGIDFAGGLLVELRTQKPTSPAEVRQALAEKRMGNFVVQNAWELGKASGQDFLIRMDLGEGKPEELSKLVQKALEDHFGKEGLEIRRVEMVGPKVGKELQRKGTWAVILALIAILVYLAWRFEFKYSLGAVTALFHDVMITLGAFSVTGREIDLPIVAAFLTIVGYSVNDTIVIFDRVRENVRKYRRTPLAEIINRSVNETLSRTILTAGTVFITDLALFLFGGGVIHDFAFALLVGIVAGTYSTVFIASPIALAWEQRFGTKRSSAGKA; encoded by the coding sequence ATGGAACTAATCCGTTCAGACCTCAACATCGATTTTCTAAGAAGAAAATGGCTGTTCATGGGCTTATCTGGAGTGCTCATCCTTGTGGGGATTGTTTCACTGGTAGTAAAAGGCGGACCTGACTTCGGAATCGACTTCGCAGGTGGACTTCTTGTGGAACTCCGCACCCAAAAGCCTACCTCCCCAGCAGAGGTGCGCCAAGCCCTAGCAGAAAAAAGAATGGGAAACTTCGTAGTTCAAAATGCATGGGAACTTGGTAAGGCCAGCGGACAGGATTTTTTGATAAGAATGGACCTGGGGGAAGGCAAGCCCGAGGAATTGTCCAAGCTTGTCCAGAAGGCTCTTGAGGATCACTTTGGAAAAGAGGGCCTTGAAATCAGGCGGGTCGAAATGGTAGGCCCCAAGGTAGGAAAGGAATTACAGCGTAAAGGAACATGGGCAGTGATATTGGCTTTGATTGCCATTTTGGTTTACTTGGCATGGCGTTTTGAGTTCAAGTACTCCTTAGGGGCAGTGACAGCCCTTTTCCATGACGTGATGATAACCTTGGGAGCCTTTTCCGTAACAGGCAGAGAGATCGATCTTCCCATAGTGGCAGCCTTTCTGACCATAGTAGGATACTCTGTCAATGACACCATAGTTATTTTCGACAGGGTCAGAGAGAACGTAAGAAAATACAGAAGAACCCCGCTGGCCGAAATAATTAACAGAAGTGTGAACGAAACCCTCAGCCGTACTATTCTCACGGCAGGCACTGTTTTCATAACCGACTTGGCCCTTTTCCTGTTTGGGGGGGGAGTCATACACGACTTTGCCTTTGCTCTTCTGGTGGGGATAGTGGCTGGAACCTACTCCACGGTGTTCATAGCCAGCCCAATTGCCCTAGCCTGGGAGCAGCGTTTCGGAACCAAGCGCTCTTCAGC